The following proteins come from a genomic window of Vigna radiata var. radiata cultivar VC1973A unplaced genomic scaffold, Vradiata_ver6 scaffold_161, whole genome shotgun sequence:
- the LOC106779758 gene encoding uncharacterized protein LOC106779758 isoform X1 — MDLAKRKGRGEVLDRVDGRVGEDLNQLVEGNAIDAGGGHSLDERVSGSGEDETTEETCNGLGLNVELKEGLQEVNDQNLVGPREINDTLHGVDQGTSNSSRNLVSGEVPETCVVIDPSAQMDCVSGENRKLEAKPNHSGLSKLSKKVTKGVSDIDKNSCVIDINRGSCDGFSENLEGELICRICHLASGQPLEAEAVGTVSSATTTNTDLIQLGCACKDELGIAHSHCAEAWFKIKGNSSLPFHFSLVTSLTGEPISSLCTLTHGVFSSN; from the exons ATGGATCTGGCAAAAAGAAAAGGTCGTGGTGAAGTTTTGGATCGTGTTGATGGAAGGGTGGGTGAGGATTTGAACCAATTGGTTGAAGGAAATGCAATTGATGCAGGAGGTGGACATAGCTTGGATGAAAGAGTTAGTGGAAGTGGGGAAGATGAGACTACAGAAGAGACGTGTAATGGTCTTGGTTTGAATGTGGAGCTAAAGGAGGGGCTGCAAGAAGTTAATGATCAGAACCTGGTTGGACCTCGAGAAATTAATGATACATTACATGGGGTTGATCAAGGAACCAGTAATAGTTCAAGAAATTTGGTTAGTGGGGAAGTACCTGAGACTTGTGTTGTAATAGATCCTTCCGCACAGATGGATTGTGTCAGTGGAGAAAATAGGAAATTGGAAGCAAAACCTAATCATTCAGGTTTGAGCAAGTTGTCCAAGAAAGTGACAAAAGGGGTGTCTGACATCGATAAAAATTCATGTGTGATTGATATAAACCGTGGCAGCTGCGACGGTTTTAGTGAGAATCTGGAAGGTGAATTGATTTGTAGGATTTGCCATCTGGCCTCTGGGCAACCATTAGAAGCAGAAGCTGTTGGCACTGTAAGTAGTGCTACTACTACGAATACAGATTTGATTCAGCTTGGTTGTGCTTGTAAAGATGAATTAGGCATTGCTCACAGTCATTGTGCTGAGGCATGGTTCAAGATTAAAGGAAACAG CTCGTTGCCGTTTCATTTTTCGCTGGTTACATCGCTAACTGGAGAACCAATATCATCCTTGTGCACCCTGACACATGGAGTTTTTAGTAGTAATTGA
- the LOC106779758 gene encoding uncharacterized protein LOC106779758 isoform X2 translates to MDLAKRKGRGEVLDRVDGRVGEDLNQLVEGNAIDAGGGHSLDERVSGSGEDETTEETCNGLGLNVELKEGLQEVNDQNLVGPREINDTLHGVDQGTSNSSRNLVSGEVPETCVVIDPSAQMDCVSGENRKLEAKPNHSGLSKLSKKVTKGVSDIDKNSCVIDINRGSCDGFSENLEGELICRICHLASGQPLEAEAVGTVSSATTTNTDLIQLGCACKDELGIAHSHCAEAWFKIKGNSWLLHVARCRFIFRWLHR, encoded by the exons ATGGATCTGGCAAAAAGAAAAGGTCGTGGTGAAGTTTTGGATCGTGTTGATGGAAGGGTGGGTGAGGATTTGAACCAATTGGTTGAAGGAAATGCAATTGATGCAGGAGGTGGACATAGCTTGGATGAAAGAGTTAGTGGAAGTGGGGAAGATGAGACTACAGAAGAGACGTGTAATGGTCTTGGTTTGAATGTGGAGCTAAAGGAGGGGCTGCAAGAAGTTAATGATCAGAACCTGGTTGGACCTCGAGAAATTAATGATACATTACATGGGGTTGATCAAGGAACCAGTAATAGTTCAAGAAATTTGGTTAGTGGGGAAGTACCTGAGACTTGTGTTGTAATAGATCCTTCCGCACAGATGGATTGTGTCAGTGGAGAAAATAGGAAATTGGAAGCAAAACCTAATCATTCAGGTTTGAGCAAGTTGTCCAAGAAAGTGACAAAAGGGGTGTCTGACATCGATAAAAATTCATGTGTGATTGATATAAACCGTGGCAGCTGCGACGGTTTTAGTGAGAATCTGGAAGGTGAATTGATTTGTAGGATTTGCCATCTGGCCTCTGGGCAACCATTAGAAGCAGAAGCTGTTGGCACTGTAAGTAGTGCTACTACTACGAATACAGATTTGATTCAGCTTGGTTGTGCTTGTAAAGATGAATTAGGCATTGCTCACAGTCATTGTGCTGAGGCATGGTTCAAGATTAAAGGAAACAG TTGGTTATTGCATGTAGCTCGTTGCCGTTTCATTTTTCGCTGGTTACATCGCTAA
- the LOC106779758 gene encoding uncharacterized protein LOC106779758 isoform X3, protein MDLAKRKGRGEVLDRVDGRVGEDLNQLVEGNAIDAGGGHSLDERVSGSGEDETTEETCNGLGLNVELKEGLQEVNDQNLVGPREINDTLHGVDQGTSNSSRNLVSGEVPETCVVIDPSAQMDCVSGENRKLEAKPNHSGLSKLSKKVTKGVSDIDKNSCVIDINRGSCDGFSENLEGELICRICHLASGQPLEAEAVGTVSSATTTNTDLIQLGCACKDELGIAHSHCAEAWFKIKGNRSFT, encoded by the exons ATGGATCTGGCAAAAAGAAAAGGTCGTGGTGAAGTTTTGGATCGTGTTGATGGAAGGGTGGGTGAGGATTTGAACCAATTGGTTGAAGGAAATGCAATTGATGCAGGAGGTGGACATAGCTTGGATGAAAGAGTTAGTGGAAGTGGGGAAGATGAGACTACAGAAGAGACGTGTAATGGTCTTGGTTTGAATGTGGAGCTAAAGGAGGGGCTGCAAGAAGTTAATGATCAGAACCTGGTTGGACCTCGAGAAATTAATGATACATTACATGGGGTTGATCAAGGAACCAGTAATAGTTCAAGAAATTTGGTTAGTGGGGAAGTACCTGAGACTTGTGTTGTAATAGATCCTTCCGCACAGATGGATTGTGTCAGTGGAGAAAATAGGAAATTGGAAGCAAAACCTAATCATTCAGGTTTGAGCAAGTTGTCCAAGAAAGTGACAAAAGGGGTGTCTGACATCGATAAAAATTCATGTGTGATTGATATAAACCGTGGCAGCTGCGACGGTTTTAGTGAGAATCTGGAAGGTGAATTGATTTGTAGGATTTGCCATCTGGCCTCTGGGCAACCATTAGAAGCAGAAGCTGTTGGCACTGTAAGTAGTGCTACTACTACGAATACAGATTTGATTCAGCTTGGTTGTGCTTGTAAAGATGAATTAGGCATTGCTCACAGTCATTGTGCTGAGGCATGGTTCAAGATTAAAGGAAACAG ATCATTTACATGA
- the LOC106779805 gene encoding WAT1-related protein At3g30340 yields the protein MKNCDEWKPFLAMIAIDFSLTMVNILLKQVLQKGMNHLVFVTYRLSVSTIFLAPISYFKERNRRPRLTFQILCYLFFSAIIGASVTQYFFLLGIQYTSATFACAFVNMVPVITFIMALPFGLETVNIKCTGGKAKILGTFVCVGGALVLTLYRGKPLFDVSHYKATAPPVAMRSAMDEGGSSGRTAQKWSIGVIALMMGTLFWSFWFILQSKIGKKYPCQYSSTAIMTFFGAMQAAILGLSTGTNFSSWILKDKMQIITVLYSGIVGSSMCYVGMSWCVKKRGPVFTAAFSPLVQIMSGMIDIPVLHEQLHLGSVVGSVLVMIGLYILLWGKTKDIMQNTATKLLQETQQTKEQEPQV from the exons ATGAAGAATTGCGATGAATGGAAACCTTTCCTAGCAATGATAGCTATTGACTTTTCTTTAACCATGGTGAACATCCTTCTCAAGCAAGTCCTCCAAAAAGGAATGAACCATTTGGTTTTTGTCACATATCGTCTGTCAGTTTCTACTATATTTTTAGCCCCCATAAGCTACTTTAAGGAAAG AAATAGAAGACCACGGCtcacatttcaaattttatgcTACCTTTTCTTCAGTGCCATTATTGG GGCATCCGTCACACAATACTTCTTCCTTTTGGGGATCCAATATACCTCAGCCACATTTGCCTGTGCATTTGTCAATATGGTGCCGGTGATAACCTTCATCATGGCATTGCCATTTGG GCTAGAAACAGTGAACATTAAATGCACGGGTGGGAAAGCGAAGATTCTGGGCACATTTGTGTGTGTAGGAGGGGCATTAGTGTTGACACTTTACAGaggaaaacccttgtttgatgTGTCTCACTATAAGGCAACGGCTCCTCCGGTAGCCATGAGATCTGCAATGGACGAAGGAGGTTCCAGTGGTAGAACAGCACAGAAATGGAGCATTGGTGTAATAGCTTTGATGATGGGAACCCTATTTTGGTCTTTTTGGTTTATTCTACAGTCAAAGATAGGGAAGAAGTATCCTTGCCAGTATTCTAGCACAGCCATCATGACCTTCTTTGGAGCCATGCAAGCAGCTATTCTTGGTTTGTCCACAGGCACCAACTTCTCCTCCTGGATTCTCAAGGATAAGATGCAAATAATCACTGTTCTTTATTCT GGGATAGTTGGGTCAAGTATGTGCTACGTGGGGATGTCATGGTGCGTGAAGAAGAGGGGTCCAGTCTTTACAGCAGCATTCAGCCCTCTGGTTCAGATAATGTCGGGCATGATTGATATCCCAGTCTTGCACGAGCAGCTTCATCTTGGAAG TGTGGTGGGCTCCGTCTTGGTCATGATTGGCTTGTACATTCTCCTTTGGGGCAAAACCAAGGACATAATGCAGAATACTGCCACTAAGTTGCTCCAAGAAACTCAGCAAACCAAGGAACAAGAACCACAAGTATAA
- the LOC106779768 gene encoding cellulose synthase A catalytic subunit 8 [UDP-forming]-like yields MPLRPAFKGSAPINLSDRLHQVLRWXLGSVEIFLSRHCPLWYGFAGGRLKWLQRMAYINTIVYPFTSLPLIAYCCLPAICLLTGKFIIPTLSNVASILFLGLFLSIIITSVLELRWSGVSIEDLWRNEQFWVIGGVSAHLFAVFQGFLKMLAGVDTNFTVTAKAAEDGEFGELYLVKWTTLLIPPTTLIIVNMVGVVAGFSDALNGGYESWGPLFGKVFFAFWVIFHLYPFLKGLMGRQNRTPTIVVLWSVLLASVFSLIWVKINPFVHKVDTEAISETCVAIDC; encoded by the exons ATGCCTTTGAGGCCTGCATTCAAAGGGTCTGCACCTATCAACCTGTCTGATAGATTGCACCAAGTCCTTCGATGGNCACTTGGATCAGTTGAAATTTTCCTAAGTAGACACTGCCCCCTCTGGTATGGATTTGCTGGAGGCCGTCTCAAATGGCTGCAGAGAATGGCTTATATAAACACCATTGTGTACCCTTTTACATCCCTTCCTCTTATTGCTTATTGCTGTTTGCCTGCCATCTGTCTCCTCACAGGAAAATTTATCATACCAACG CTCTCCAACGTTGCAAGTATTCTCTTTCTTGGACTTTTCCTCTCAATCATAATAACCAGTGTGCTTGAGCTGCGCTGGAGTGGTGTTAGTATCGAAGATTTGTGGCGTAATGAGCAGTTCTGGGTGATTGGAGGTGTTTCAGCCCATCTATTTGCTGTGTTCCAAGGATTTCTAAAGATGCTGGCTGGTGTTGACACCAACTTCACTGTCACTGCTAAGGCTGCAGAAGACGGTGAGTTTGGTGAACTTTACCTTGTGAAGTGGACTACTCTCTTGATTCCTCCGACAACCCTTATCATTGTTAACATGGTTGGTGTTGTTGCTGGATTCTCTGACGCACTTAATGGAGGGTACGAGTCTTGGGGACCCCTCTTTGGGAAAGTNTTCTTTGCATTCTGGGTGATTTTTCATCTCTACCCNTTCCTCAAAGGTCTCATGGGTCGCCAAAACCGCACGCCAACCATTGTTGTTCTCTGGTCAGTGTTGTTGGCCTCTGTCTTCTCTCTTATTTGGGTCAAGATAAACCCATTTGTTCACAAAGTTGACACTGAAGCCATCTCCGAAACCTGCGTTGCCATAGATTGTTAA